The region atcaaaaagaattgctgaaattaaaaatcaatataatcattttcttctttaatttttctatgttTATCATTAGAGATGTATGGCACAACAAAATTAAAGGGAGAATCATGGGTAAACCTCAAAAGCCGcacaaatatttacatattcatctataaataaaaatatatttagtgGGTAAAATTATATACTAACAAAAGGAGTGATTTTGTtttctaataataaattacatTTTGGAAACATATAAATAGTTTACAAATTCAGTTGCAACAAAGATCTCTCAATTAAACATAGATTTCACTTATACGAGCATGATTAAAGATCGAGTTGAGAGGCAATTTGGCCTCTAAATTTATGACTTTAGGTCAGATAATCCATTTTTAAGCATTTTAGGCAATggaaaataacattttttatgtttatttcaaCTAAGGATAAAACTTTCAATATTTTGGTCAATTAAGGACAAAAGTAGGCATCcaaaatttttccatttttttataatttatatttttttttcagaatcAAAGATGCATTTTATTAATGAATTAGAACAGTTACAAGCTCATTGATCAGAAAAAGAACACTTCGGTCGAAAATACAATTGCTACCAAAGAAAATCCCCCACTTGGCCTAGGGCATGGACAACCTGATTACAAGAACGCTTCGCATATACAATGCTCACTGAACGATCCACACACTCGGCTAGGCAATCATCCACAAACATCTGCAAATAATCTGCTGCTGAGTTAGGGTTGCACAACTTGCTAGTTACATTCAGCGCATCCATTTCACATATAACACCTGTTGAAGCCCAAGTTCCCGGCAATAGATAAACCAAAAAAGACCGCCTTAGCTTCTGCAGTTTCAGCATTGGTGCACCTTTGAAGAACTGAAACTCCACTCCGAATAACCTTCCCTGAAGAATCTCTACAAATCGCACTCAGCACTGATAACCCTTTCTCTGCAGAAACAGCCGCATCagaattaattttcaaacacaGATGGGGCAGGGAGACCAAGAACTACTGACATTATTCTCCATAACAATCCTGCTCTCCACCTCATTGGAACTCGtcgaaagaaaagaaaaaatgcaGGTAAACATCACCGGCAGAGGTAAACGCAGGTTTCCAAACACAATATTGTTGCGGTCCATCCAAATCAGCCACAAAGCCATGACAAAAATTTGGGCTTCCTCCCTCTTCAGAGTACTGAACATAAGAGCAAGCCACTCCTGGGCATTGCTGCACTGAAATCGATCCACTCTCAAATTCAACGGCGACAACAGCCACAATCCTTGCACCTCCTCACACTCTTTGATACAGTGTATTGCAGATTCCTCAACAGTGTGACATCTAGGGCATAGAGCTgagattaataattttatcttaatCAAATTAACTTTACACGCAAGAGTATTATGGCTAATACGCCAAAGAAAGTTTTTAACCTTCGGAGGAATTAGATAATTTCCAGATGCTATTCCACACTGCTGTGTGCACATTCCCGCTAGAAGGGCCAGCGTCTGCACACCTCGCCTTATTTGCGACGATATAGTAAGCCGATCTAACCGTAAACACTCCCATCTTGTTGGGAGGCAGTCTGGTGCTAATAGAAATTTGCGGAATATTGGCTGCATCTTCTTCGGAGAAAACTTCTCTAACTCTGCCAACATCCCAACACCTGTTAGCAACATCAATAAAGTAACTAACTAGGCAATCATCCTCCAAGTTAACAGCCCCTATTGGTTTTATATACCCAGTGTTAGAAATCCATTTATCCTTCTTTGCACACACTAATTGCCCATCTCCAATACGCCAAGCCACACCTGACAATAAAATCTTTCACCCTCCAGGAAGCTTTGCCAAACATAGCTAAATCTTCGATTGACAAGAGCATTTAACACATCAGTTCTCAGATAGTACTTTGCCCGGAAGACTTTACCACAAAGCGAATCCGGATAGTGAAATAGATGCCAAACTTGCTTTGGCAACACTGCCAAATTAAAGGCTCAGGAATTTCTAAAACCTAAACCTCCTTGCTTCTTTGATTTGCATATGTTGTCCCAACTAACCCAAGGAATCTTTCTTTTGTCCTTGATACCACTCTAATAAATCCTCACTATTGAACTCTGCATCTCATTACAGAACGAGATTGGTAACGCAAAGCAGCTCATTATGTACGTAGGAGTAGATTCAGCGACCGATTTAATTAGAACTTCGCGCCCgacttttgataaaaaaaactctcCTTCCATCCGAAAATCCTCTTGTGAAGTCTGTCTCTTAAGAACGAAAAAATAGGCTTTCGCGACCTCCCTATTAAGGTTGGCATACCGAGGTACTTCTCGAAGTATGGAACTTCACGGATCCCTAAGATCGAACCGATGTCACTACGAAGATCTCGATGGGTTCCTGAGCTAAACATCAACTCTAACTTGTCGAAGTTGACCATTTGACCCGAAGCTCTCTCATACCCTTTAATCACCTCTTTTATGACTCTACCCTCGTGAATATTGGCTTTTAGCAAACACAATACTATCGTCTGCAAAAAATAGGTGGTTAATCATCGGGCTACCTCTACAAACTATACCACCTGACAATCTGCCTTCCTCAACTTCCTTTCTTAACATAGCCGAGAAATCTTCCGTacacaagaaaaataaatacgGGGATAACGGGTCCCCTTGTCTCAATCCTTGTTGGGGTAAAATCCGACCGTGAGGGTTACCATTTATCATTGCAGAGAAAGATACTGAACTAACACAAGCCATAAATAACCGGAAAGTGCTCAGAGAAATTCATTCTTCGCATATCCCCTCTACAAAGGACCACTCCACTCTATCATACGCTTTACTCATATCGAGTTTAAGCGCCATCGTACCCCGCCTACTTCTAGATATTTTAGCCATCGAATGGAACACTTCGAAAGCCACAAGAGCATTATCAGTGATGAGACGTCCCGGGACAAAAGCGCTCTAGGACTCATGAACAACCGTAGAGAGGACACGCTTGATTCTTTTGGCCAAAGTCTTCGCAATTACTTTGTATATGACATTGCACAAACCAATCGGTCGAAAGTCTTTCATGGTCGACGGTTTGGATACCTTAGGAATGAGAACAATGTTAGTATGATTCATACTTGTCGGCATCACCCCATCCCTTAAGAATTTATGCACATAGCTAATTACATCGTTCCCCACAACATGCCAATATGAATTATAGAACATAACCGACATCCCATCCGGACCGGGCGCTTTTGAAGGACCCATTTGTTTGAGAGCTTGGGTAATTTCCTTAGTGCAAAAAATCTGATTTAACGAGCCTGCTTGAAACTCGGTAATAGCAGAATTAACACAACTAAACACATCATCCTGATTAGTCGGACTTGACGTcaaaaaaatattcttaaagTATTCAGTAGCAACCTTTTTAACCCttaaaaaatattcttaaaaatattcttAAAGTATTTAGTAGCAAGCAGTCCTGATCATCTTTAATGTGAtgaatcatattatttttttgccTATTTGATGCATTTTGGTGAAAATAATTTGTGTTTCTATTGCCACCTTTCAGCCAATCCGCTTTGGAGCGCTGTTTCCACATGATTTCTTCTCGAAGTAGCAGCTCGTTTATCTTAGCTTGAAGGCTACTGCAGTTTCGTTAAACACTTCCTCACCTTCCCTACAATGCACTGCTTTTACTTCCTCAGTTTTCTTTTTAAGTTTCTTCTGGATACTACCAATGTTGTCAAAAGCCCATGCCTGTAAGCTAGCTCCACATTCTCGCACCTTATCCATAAAATCGTGACCTGCTCCATCAAAACCCCACGCTTGCACAACAAACCCATCAAACCCCTCTCGTCTCATCCAAACCTGTTAGAAGTAAAACTTTTTTGGCCTAGATCTTCGAGCTTCAGTCTTTGTACTCAGCATAATCGAACAGTGATTCGATTGGTATCTAGCCAAGTGAGCTACTTGCCAGTCACTATAAACATCCTGCCACTTTGAATTGGCAAGAAATCTATCAAGCCTCACTTGAATAAGTTGATCTCTAGTCCTCCTATTAGTCCATGTGAAAGCATGGCCATCATACCCCAAATCAGCAACCCCACGCTCGTCGATAGTAGAGAGAAAATCAACAAGCTCCCTCTGATCTCTAATATGCCCTCCTTGTTTCTCCTCATTGAACAAGTAAAGATTAAAGCCCCCAAAAAATAACGTCGGGAAAATTTATCATTATAAAGCCTCTTCATCAACTCACACGTGAGAGCTTTATTATTCCCTTCCGGCCAACCATAAATGCCGAAACCCTTCCATCTCAAATCCATGACCTTATCAGCAGCATCAAACACAATGTGATTCGTAGagaaatcaaaaatattaaCATCTAAAATTTTATTCCAAAATAACGCAAGACCTGCTCTTCTACCATTAGAATCATCATTGAAAGAATTAAAGGACCCAAAACAACGACAAATATCATTGAACTCACCACGGGTAAGTTTAGTTtccattaaaaagaaaataccAGGGGAATTAATTTGAACTATATATTTAAGCGCCCTAACCGTCGAAGGATTCCCCACACCTTGGTGTTTCCAACTTAAGATCCTCATTGCATCCAGCGAGACTACTTAGCAGTCTCAATCTTTCCAAACTGATCCGTCAATCCATCTCCAGCCTTCTTTGAGAAAATATTAACCGAATCCTGACCATCCAGGATAGACAAGTGATTCCGTTTGGTAGAAAACACCTTTCCTTCACCACCACTACCCCTCTCAACAACTTTTTGGAGTGATTTACTACGACTCCGGGTCCTTTTCTTACCACTTCTTTCAGGTCGTTCTTCTCCACAAGTTATACTACAAGAACCTAGTGAGACTCCTCTAACCGTCTCTACATTACCCTAATCAACATTAACTTCAATCATCCCATCCAAAAGACCATCCAAACT is a window of Mercurialis annua linkage group LG2, ddMerAnnu1.2, whole genome shotgun sequence DNA encoding:
- the LOC126668536 gene encoding uncharacterized protein LOC126668536 is translated as MRILSWKHQGVGNPSTVRALKYIVQINSPGIFFLMETKLTRGEFNDICRCFGSFNSFNDDSNGRRAGLALFWNKILDVNIFDFSTNHIVFDAADKKQGGHIRDQRELVDFLSTIDERGVADLGYDGHAFTWTNRRTRDQLIQVRLDRFLANSKWQDVYSDWQVWMRREGFDGFVVQAWGFDGAGHDFMDKVRECGASLQAWAFDNIGSIQKKLKKKTEEVKAVHCREGSLNQIFCTKEITQALKQMGPSKAPGPDGMSVMFYNSYWHVVGNDVISYVHKFLRDGVMPTSMNHTNIVLIPKSAFVPGRLITDNALVAFEVFHSMAKISRSRRGTMALKLDMSKASVSFSAMINGNPHGRILPQQGLRQGDPLSPYLFFLCTEDFSAMLRKEVEEGRLSGGITIVLCLLKANIHEGRVIKEVIKGYERASGQMVNFDKLELMFSSGTHRDLRSDIGSILGIREVPYFEKYLVLPKQVWHLFHYPDSLCGKVFRAKYYLRTDVLNALVNRRFSYVWQSFLEGERFYCQVWLGVLEMGVGMLAELEKFSPKKMQPIFRKFLLAPDCLPTRWECLRLDRLTISSQIRRGVQTLALLAGMCTQQCGIASGNYLIPPKVKNFLWRISHNTLACKVNLIKIKLLISALCPRCHTVEESAIHCIKECEEVQGLWLLSPLNLRVDRFQCSNAQEWLALMFSTLKREEAQIFVMALWLIWMDRNNIVFGNLRLPLPVMFTCIFSFLSTSSNEVESRIVMENNVSSSWSPCPICGRLFGVEFQFFKGAPMLKLQKLRRSFLVYLLPGTWASTGVICEMDALNVTSKLCNPNSAADYLQMFVDDCLAECVDRSVSIVYAKRSCNQVVHALGQVGDFLW